In one Nitrososphaera viennensis EN76 genomic region, the following are encoded:
- a CDS encoding winged helix-turn-helix transcriptional regulator, with product MAKPGKAICLCPLEGVIDIISKKWALLIVNEIGNHGRIRYNDLMKEIQGISPKTLADTLKELAKYNLITREAFNEIPPRVDYLLTKDGEELRQAIIPILQWALTKKGTVVAHCSCSMIPKGKRIGKEDLSL from the coding sequence ATGGCCAAGCCTGGTAAAGCGATATGCCTCTGCCCGCTGGAAGGAGTGATAGACATAATCAGCAAGAAATGGGCTCTTTTGATAGTGAATGAAATAGGCAACCACGGGAGGATACGCTACAATGATTTGATGAAGGAGATACAGGGAATAAGCCCAAAGACGCTTGCAGATACTCTCAAAGAGCTGGCAAAATATAACTTGATAACGAGAGAAGCTTTCAACGAGATTCCCCCAAGAGTTGATTATCTTTTGACAAAGGATGGCGAGGAGCTCAGGCAGGCTATAATACCGATATTGCAATGGGCTCTGACAAAGAAAGGAACTGTAGTTGCTCATTGCTCTTGTTCTATGATTCCTAAGGGAAAAAGAATAGGAAAGGAAGATCTTTCTCTCTAA
- the merA gene encoding mercury(II) reductase — MKNGRYDLIIIGGGAAAFSAAIKANRHGVKTAMIERAMLGGTCVNVGCVPSKNLLGAGEILHSAKHPSYPSVFSCDSDFDFAKTIESKDALVRGLRKQKYYDVLQSLEHVELVQADASFVSPKKVKIVDDDGRLFEADKFIIATGSSPSVPRFKGIENMQYLTNNGALALKEKPSSMIVIGGRALGLEFAQMYARFGAKVTLLQRSDRIIPDHEPEISQGLHQHLTEEEGIEIITDVNVREVWQKNGSKFVRASVKNKEERVFEAEQLLMATGRRPNTADLHLENAGVKLRDDGAIIVNSEMRTSASHIWAGGDVVGEPMLETLAAKAGATAAENALTGGHKKIDLLSVPSAVFTSPQVASVGMTEEQMMQKYGYCSCRTLLMKDVPKALTVNDTRGLIKMAVDPKKNNRIVGVHILASIAADMIHEAVVAVKYRLTIDDIIDTVHVFPTMSEAIKLVATAFKQDVSKLSCCAE, encoded by the coding sequence ATGAAAAATGGCAGGTATGACCTGATAATTATCGGTGGCGGGGCAGCTGCATTTAGCGCAGCCATCAAAGCCAACAGGCATGGCGTGAAAACTGCAATGATTGAACGTGCAATGCTTGGCGGCACGTGCGTGAATGTAGGCTGCGTGCCTAGCAAGAACCTTTTAGGCGCAGGGGAAATATTGCACTCTGCCAAGCACCCTTCCTATCCATCGGTGTTTTCATGCGATTCTGATTTTGATTTTGCCAAGACGATTGAAAGTAAGGATGCGCTTGTAAGGGGATTGCGCAAGCAAAAGTATTATGATGTGCTACAGTCACTTGAACATGTGGAGCTCGTACAGGCCGACGCTTCATTTGTCTCTCCAAAGAAAGTCAAAATTGTTGATGATGATGGCAGGCTATTCGAGGCCGACAAGTTCATCATAGCCACTGGCTCTTCGCCTTCTGTTCCGAGGTTCAAAGGAATAGAGAATATGCAATATCTGACGAACAATGGGGCATTGGCACTTAAGGAAAAGCCTTCTTCAATGATTGTCATAGGCGGCAGAGCTCTTGGTCTTGAATTTGCACAGATGTATGCTAGGTTTGGCGCCAAGGTGACTCTGCTGCAGAGAAGTGATAGGATTATTCCTGACCACGAGCCTGAAATATCACAAGGACTGCACCAGCATCTGACTGAAGAAGAAGGAATAGAAATCATCACGGACGTGAATGTGCGGGAAGTATGGCAAAAGAATGGAAGCAAGTTTGTCCGTGCATCGGTAAAAAATAAGGAAGAGCGAGTGTTTGAAGCAGAGCAGTTGCTTATGGCAACTGGCAGAAGACCCAATACTGCTGACCTGCATCTGGAAAACGCTGGCGTAAAACTGAGAGACGATGGAGCGATAATTGTCAACTCTGAAATGCGAACTTCGGCGTCTCACATATGGGCGGGCGGAGACGTTGTCGGAGAGCCAATGCTTGAAACTTTGGCAGCAAAAGCAGGCGCAACCGCTGCCGAGAATGCATTGACAGGCGGCCACAAAAAGATAGACTTGCTTTCTGTGCCGTCGGCGGTATTTACCTCCCCTCAGGTAGCATCCGTTGGGATGACTGAAGAACAAATGATGCAGAAATATGGCTACTGCTCTTGCCGTACTCTGCTCATGAAAGATGTTCCCAAGGCTCTGACGGTCAACGATACAAGAGGCCTGATCAAGATGGCTGTCGATCCAAAGAAGAATAATCGCATAGTTGGCGTGCACATTCTTGCAAGCATAGCTGCTGACATGATTCACGAAGCAGTCGTGGCTGTAAAATACAGGCTGACTATAGATGATATCATAGACACGGTGCATGTGTTTCCGACGATGTCTGAAGCGATAAAGCTGGTTGCGACCGCATTCAAGCAGGATGTAAGCAAACTCTCATGTTGTGCAGAATAG
- a CDS encoding DUF7482 domain-containing protein: MVSSKTKKGVVASAIAASILITAVVVVLSAPLASRQQETATTALQQQQTGNPTDNTTTTAADNKSVSAASNATVADKAGSVLKLSRASVPIDIPLEKGYHDGKDLFFIATDVSDQDVAAQLTNESGFQVNFAPLLAKTPQDARNQAYFFTNGIEGNGTFGFQLPVVTSKPGDGDYSPLWQVNMASWKETATPRELTSVQQVMDAQNSGQLDIMATDIIVNHPAIKWDGGSLKIRDDRNSITDDSSYVGGQILGIDTEKMLVTMVAHRGWRPDGKTIYYVVTDATPEMPATMMGVASVPAEEKLARTPVAVDLFQFENGIKGSGPMGFQAGIGGANPDDSTKYSPMWKISFIKWKDPSQARVLENLGDINAMVAGDSITLAPAMEGKHVVNCPFFSEETVSRHMHKEG, from the coding sequence ATGGTTTCATCAAAGACGAAAAAAGGTGTGGTTGCCTCGGCGATAGCCGCATCAATTTTGATAACTGCAGTAGTAGTGGTTTTGTCTGCCCCTTTGGCGTCAAGGCAGCAGGAAACCGCGACAACGGCGCTGCAACAACAACAGACAGGGAATCCGACAGATAATACTACTACTACTGCCGCGGACAACAAATCTGTTAGTGCCGCGTCTAACGCCACGGTGGCAGACAAAGCCGGTTCGGTTCTAAAGCTGTCAAGGGCAAGCGTTCCAATAGACATACCTCTCGAAAAGGGCTATCATGACGGAAAAGATCTATTCTTCATAGCGACCGACGTGTCAGACCAGGATGTTGCCGCCCAGCTGACTAACGAGAGCGGGTTTCAGGTCAACTTTGCACCGCTGCTTGCCAAGACTCCGCAGGACGCGCGCAACCAGGCATACTTCTTTACCAATGGCATAGAAGGCAACGGTACGTTTGGGTTCCAGCTGCCCGTGGTGACATCAAAGCCTGGAGACGGGGACTACAGCCCGTTGTGGCAGGTCAACATGGCAAGCTGGAAAGAAACCGCCACTCCAAGAGAATTAACCTCAGTCCAGCAAGTCATGGACGCGCAAAATTCTGGCCAGCTGGACATAATGGCGACCGACATTATCGTAAACCATCCTGCGATCAAGTGGGACGGCGGCTCGCTAAAGATCAGGGACGACAGGAACAGCATCACTGACGACTCCTCGTACGTAGGCGGGCAGATCCTCGGCATAGACACGGAGAAGATGCTCGTCACGATGGTCGCCCATAGAGGGTGGAGGCCGGATGGAAAAACAATCTACTACGTGGTGACGGATGCCACGCCTGAAATGCCGGCAACGATGATGGGAGTCGCCAGCGTGCCGGCGGAAGAAAAACTTGCAAGGACTCCGGTGGCAGTCGACCTGTTCCAGTTTGAAAACGGCATAAAAGGATCCGGCCCGATGGGCTTCCAGGCGGGCATCGGAGGGGCAAATCCTGACGACAGCACAAAGTACAGCCCCATGTGGAAGATCTCGTTCATCAAGTGGAAAGATCCGTCACAGGCGCGGGTCCTTGAAAATCTGGGCGACATCAACGCGATGGTTGCAGGCGACTCGATCACGCTGGCCCCTGCGATGGAGGGCAAGCATGTAGTAAACTGCCCCTTCTTCAGCGAAGAAACGGTGTCAAGGCACATGCACAAGGAAGGATGA
- a CDS encoding winged helix-turn-helix domain-containing protein, which translates to MSERKNNRGKIEIMADVLTLSTVGIKKTHIMYKANLSYEQILYYLNELLGKGLLAQDVMEGSPVYRTTEKGREFLHYFSRMADLLKGYPEEQKVQLVAQ; encoded by the coding sequence ATGTCTGAACGAAAAAACAACAGGGGCAAAATCGAAATCATGGCTGACGTCCTGACCCTGTCAACGGTCGGGATAAAAAAGACCCACATCATGTACAAAGCCAACCTGAGTTACGAGCAGATACTCTATTACCTGAACGAACTACTTGGAAAGGGCCTGCTTGCGCAGGACGTCATGGAAGGCTCGCCGGTCTACCGCACGACGGAAAAGGGAAGGGAATTTCTGCACTACTTTTCCAGGATGGCCGACCTGCTGAAGGGATACCCCGAAGAGCAAAAGGTGCAGCTTGTGGCACAATAA
- a CDS encoding endonuclease III domain-containing protein translates to MGEILRRMEAALYREKPPRLTALRGLQMEEQGDPFKILIGTILSARSRDENTTKVVNKLFAAYRTPAELASADLDDIKKLIHSIGFYNVKAARIKQVAQAIVEKFGGGVPSDIDKLLELPGVGRKTANCVLVYAFDKPAIPVDIHVHRISNRLGLVETKTPEKTEEELSRMVDRRLWTKVNDTFVMYGQNICLPVKPNCRVCDLKNMCRYYADTTATSFSSTKERPSARQRLS, encoded by the coding sequence ATGGGCGAAATCCTCCGCCGGATGGAAGCGGCGCTTTACCGGGAAAAGCCGCCTCGCCTTACTGCTCTTCGCGGCCTGCAGATGGAAGAGCAGGGCGACCCTTTCAAGATACTGATAGGCACCATCCTGTCTGCGCGCTCGCGCGACGAGAATACGACAAAGGTGGTCAACAAGCTGTTTGCAGCCTACAGGACGCCGGCAGAGCTGGCGTCTGCCGACCTTGACGACATTAAAAAGCTGATACATAGCATCGGCTTTTACAATGTCAAGGCGGCAAGGATAAAGCAGGTCGCGCAGGCCATCGTCGAAAAATTCGGAGGCGGGGTGCCCTCTGACATTGACAAATTGCTGGAACTTCCAGGCGTGGGCCGCAAGACTGCAAACTGCGTGCTCGTCTACGCGTTTGACAAGCCTGCGATCCCTGTCGACATCCACGTGCACCGCATATCAAACCGCCTTGGGCTCGTGGAAACAAAGACTCCTGAAAAGACCGAGGAGGAGCTGAGCAGGATGGTGGACAGGAGGCTGTGGACAAAGGTAAACGACACGTTTGTCATGTACGGGCAGAACATTTGCCTGCCTGTCAAGCCGAACTGCCGCGTGTGCGACTTGAAAAATATGTGCCGCTATTATGCTGATACTACTGCGACCTCTTTTTCTTCCACAAAAGAACGCCCATCAGCGCGCCAACGCCTATCATGA
- a CDS encoding aconitase X: MELTREEERALAGEKGEALALAYRILAAIGEATGAKRLVPVKWAHVSGVNYNTIGDAGVQFLEKFSRDARVAVKTTVNPMGYDRDRPEQLPEKFIEKQASIMRSYERMGVTPSFTCTPYEVFDIPEKGTAVSFAESNAAVFSNSLLGLRTNKESALSALASSVTGKAPLSDLRLDEARNPRVAIETGFSFESELDYGLLGYFAGKAVKDSSVALAGIGNSIGRPQAKALSAGIGTSGSCGMFSLGDSVAAGIGEKIAFGKEEARKVRDELSTADDGDIITLGSPQLGLEELATLARLTEGKKFDRRCMIFCSRAIHNQATKIGLTGQIEKAGGEFMCDSCTCLTPYVDKDRYDSVITSSVKAAYYMNNSNKVKVALKDVKAIVKEYTK, from the coding sequence GTGGAGCTGACGAGGGAGGAAGAGAGGGCGCTTGCGGGGGAAAAGGGCGAGGCGCTTGCCCTAGCGTACCGCATACTTGCGGCAATCGGCGAGGCCACCGGCGCAAAGAGGCTGGTGCCGGTAAAGTGGGCCCACGTGTCAGGCGTCAACTACAACACAATCGGCGACGCAGGCGTGCAGTTCCTTGAAAAGTTCAGCAGGGACGCAAGGGTCGCCGTCAAGACGACTGTAAACCCGATGGGCTATGACAGGGACAGGCCCGAGCAGCTGCCTGAAAAGTTCATTGAAAAGCAGGCAAGCATAATGCGCTCGTACGAGCGCATGGGAGTCACGCCGTCGTTTACGTGTACCCCGTACGAGGTTTTCGACATCCCGGAAAAGGGCACCGCGGTCAGCTTTGCGGAAAGCAACGCGGCCGTGTTTTCAAATTCACTGCTTGGACTTCGCACCAACAAGGAAAGCGCGCTTTCGGCCCTTGCAAGCTCTGTCACGGGCAAGGCTCCGCTTTCCGACCTGCGGCTTGACGAGGCAAGGAACCCAAGGGTGGCAATAGAGACAGGGTTTTCGTTTGAAAGCGAGCTGGACTATGGCCTGCTCGGGTATTTTGCGGGCAAGGCGGTAAAGGACAGCAGCGTCGCGCTTGCAGGCATTGGAAATTCAATAGGCAGGCCGCAGGCAAAGGCGCTTTCCGCAGGCATTGGCACCTCCGGCTCGTGCGGCATGTTCTCGCTCGGCGACTCGGTTGCAGCAGGCATAGGAGAAAAGATAGCGTTTGGCAAAGAGGAGGCAAGGAAGGTAAGGGACGAATTGAGCACGGCTGACGACGGCGACATCATCACGCTTGGAAGCCCCCAGCTTGGGCTTGAAGAGCTTGCCACCCTTGCCAGGCTGACGGAGGGCAAGAAATTCGACAGGCGCTGCATGATATTCTGCTCGCGGGCAATCCACAACCAGGCTACCAAGATCGGCCTGACGGGGCAGATTGAGAAGGCAGGGGGCGAGTTCATGTGCGACTCTTGCACATGTTTGACGCCGTACGTCGACAAGGACAGGTACGATTCCGTGATAACAAGCAGCGTCAAGGCGGCATACTACATGAACAACTCCAACAAGGTCAAGGTCGCGCTAAAGGACGTAAAGGCGATAGTAAAGGAGTACACAAAATAA